From a single Polyangiaceae bacterium genomic region:
- a CDS encoding SAM-dependent methyltransferase, giving the protein MKSRQRFTFQGNLRETRHGWLRLTPAYSVHVVRELLAARARPDLPVLDPFCGTGTTLLSCAESGVDCDTVDVNPFLVWLARAKTARYSERSVAAAEGLGARMAAAARAGAASGWTPEIHRIERWWDDGSLSGLAAAFAVLAGTRAGKSRDLAALGFCRTLIAASRASFGHQSMSFADAGPTRSKAAARRAVAADLAAEMPSIAAAARAPLPRATSRVVLGDARDLKALGPRVKYGTVITSPPYANRMSYIRELRPYMYWLGYLKDRRAAGDLDWTAIGGTWGAATSRLSSWKPPKKSPAPGLLPLVKRISKQSAVLGSYVLKYFTDMDVHVRSLRPRVAAGGEVHYIVGNSKFFDVVLPVEELLAAQLEAAGFRHAEIHRLRKRTSKRELYEFRVSARSR; this is encoded by the coding sequence ATGAAGTCGCGCCAGCGCTTCACGTTCCAGGGCAATCTCCGGGAAACGCGGCACGGTTGGCTGCGCCTGACCCCCGCGTACTCCGTGCACGTGGTGCGGGAGCTATTGGCTGCGCGGGCGCGGCCGGATCTGCCGGTGTTGGACCCCTTTTGCGGGACCGGGACGACGCTCCTTTCCTGCGCCGAGAGCGGCGTGGATTGCGATACCGTCGACGTGAATCCGTTCCTCGTGTGGCTGGCGAGGGCGAAGACCGCGCGTTACAGCGAGCGCAGCGTGGCCGCCGCAGAGGGCCTTGGGGCGCGCATGGCCGCGGCGGCCCGCGCCGGAGCGGCGAGCGGATGGACTCCGGAGATCCATCGCATCGAGCGTTGGTGGGACGACGGTTCCTTGTCGGGGCTCGCCGCAGCCTTCGCCGTGCTCGCGGGCACGCGCGCCGGCAAGAGCCGGGACCTCGCCGCGCTGGGGTTTTGCCGCACCCTGATTGCCGCGTCGCGCGCGAGCTTCGGCCATCAATCGATGTCGTTTGCGGACGCCGGCCCGACGCGTTCCAAAGCCGCAGCGCGCCGCGCCGTGGCCGCCGATCTCGCAGCCGAGATGCCGAGCATCGCCGCCGCCGCCCGCGCACCGCTCCCGCGCGCAACGAGCCGCGTGGTGCTGGGCGACGCGCGCGACCTGAAAGCACTGGGCCCGCGGGTGAAGTACGGCACGGTGATCACCTCGCCGCCCTACGCCAACCGCATGAGCTACATCCGCGAGCTTCGCCCCTACATGTACTGGCTCGGCTATCTGAAGGATCGCCGCGCCGCCGGCGACCTCGACTGGACCGCCATCGGCGGCACCTGGGGCGCCGCCACCAGCCGCCTTTCCAGCTGGAAACCGCCCAAGAAATCTCCGGCGCCGGGTCTCTTGCCGTTGGTGAAGCGCATCTCCAAACAGAGCGCGGTGCTCGGCAGCTACGTGCTCAAGTACTTCACCGACATGGACGTGCACGTCCGCAGCCTGCGCCCGCGTGTCGCCGCCGGTGGCGAGGTCCATTACATCGTGGGCAACTCCAAGTTCTTCGACGTCGTGCTGCCCGTGGAAGAGCTGCTCGCCGCACAGCTCGAAGCCGCCGGCTTCCGTCACGCGGAGATCCACCGCTTGCGCAAACGCACCAGCAAGCGCGAGCTGTACGAGTTCCGTGTCAGCGCGCGCTCGCGCTGA
- a CDS encoding Uma2 family endonuclease, protein MTVTAPREGFEVEPPDVSGIVIDDGAPVDNPYSEKQMRLLTESLYASWGGPPGRDGEPEPRQFLAAANVGCFASPREPPLVPDVMLSLDVRWRSELWPDKRHMTYFVWEFGKPPDLVIEVVSNRVGGELDRKKRGYARMRVAYYVVWDPGGELGPAALHAFELRGDLYVPLKEPWFEAVGLGLTLWDGEYEGMADRWLRWCRTDGELIATGAERADVESARADAAATRVAELEARLRALGVNPEDE, encoded by the coding sequence ATGACCGTGACCGCGCCGCGAGAAGGCTTCGAAGTCGAGCCGCCGGACGTCTCCGGAATCGTGATCGACGACGGAGCCCCCGTGGATAACCCGTACTCCGAGAAGCAGATGCGGCTGCTCACGGAGTCGCTCTATGCCTCTTGGGGCGGCCCGCCGGGGCGCGACGGCGAGCCGGAACCCCGTCAATTCCTGGCGGCCGCGAACGTGGGCTGCTTCGCATCGCCCCGCGAGCCGCCGCTGGTGCCGGACGTGATGCTCAGCTTGGACGTGCGTTGGCGCTCGGAGCTGTGGCCGGACAAACGGCACATGACGTACTTCGTGTGGGAGTTCGGCAAGCCCCCGGACTTGGTCATCGAAGTCGTTTCCAACCGCGTTGGTGGAGAGCTCGATCGCAAGAAGCGCGGCTACGCGCGCATGAGAGTCGCTTATTATGTGGTGTGGGACCCGGGCGGGGAGCTGGGCCCTGCCGCGCTGCACGCGTTCGAGCTTCGCGGTGATCTGTACGTGCCCCTCAAAGAGCCATGGTTCGAGGCGGTGGGCCTCGGCCTTACGCTGTGGGACGGCGAGTACGAAGGCATGGCCGATCGCTGGCTTCGCTGGTGTCGCACGGATGGCGAGCTGATCGCCACGGGCGCGGAACGCGCCGACGTCGAGTCTGCCCGCGCCGACGCCGCAGCTACCCGCGTCGCCGAGCTCGAAGCACGCCTCCGCGCGCTGGGTGTGAATCCGGAAGACGAGTAA
- a CDS encoding sodium-dependent transporter encodes MRESWKSRWGLILAAAGNAVGIGNLLRFPGQAAQNGGGAFILPYLISLVIFGLPMMWVAWTIGRLGGRHGHGTLPGIFDKLTSWRGAKYLGALGVAGPLVFCFYYTYLEAWCLGYSWFSFRGTYETAHLRTFLAEFQGVVPSGNYFANIDTALVFLVITVALNVWVLYRGVSGGIELLAKIAMPLLLLFCVLMCVRIFTLPDAKGSVTDGLGFLWNPDFSALGKPNVWLAAAGQVFFTLSIGFGALEVYASYLGKNDDVAVTGLTTAATNEFVEIIFGSMIAIPAAAVFFGAAAIPEVASSGTFDIGMVSMPEILRATHSTTVFGTIWFLLLFFAAFTSSVAVCQPVMAFLQDEAKLKRGSAAALIGVFWLLGSLPVVFFLRYGFLDELDFWAGTLGLVVISAIEVILFAWVFGMDKGWAELHRGSLMTVPRVFRFILQYVTPIALIAVLTGWVYSDVVMGGKLSPKPSLVSGFLNRDDFPGEFQHKAPKEGSPEATEHGVLKSALMGAVDASSRDLKVWAHLEMDDSGVRVTELEGDPTFKAALPAKSLERMLNLEHYRYEVKGKRAPAKATMVLEGLYTKPYIWLARGLILGLIAMFAVMVAVVWHHRGKDDDDDEESPPRSESPSVDEEDDLAEEGAT; translated from the coding sequence ATGAGGGAGTCCTGGAAGTCGCGGTGGGGTTTGATCCTGGCGGCCGCCGGCAACGCCGTCGGCATCGGGAACCTGCTGAGGTTTCCGGGGCAAGCGGCGCAGAACGGCGGCGGCGCGTTCATCTTGCCGTACCTGATCAGCTTGGTGATCTTCGGGCTGCCGATGATGTGGGTGGCGTGGACCATCGGACGCCTGGGTGGACGGCACGGCCATGGCACGCTGCCGGGGATCTTCGACAAGCTCACGAGCTGGCGCGGCGCGAAGTACCTGGGGGCGCTGGGCGTCGCGGGACCGTTGGTGTTCTGCTTCTACTACACGTACCTGGAAGCGTGGTGCCTGGGCTACTCGTGGTTCTCGTTTCGGGGAACCTACGAGACGGCGCACCTGCGCACGTTCTTGGCGGAGTTCCAGGGTGTGGTGCCGAGCGGCAACTACTTCGCCAACATCGACACGGCGCTGGTGTTCCTGGTCATCACCGTGGCCCTGAACGTGTGGGTGCTGTACCGCGGAGTTTCCGGCGGCATCGAGCTGCTCGCCAAGATCGCGATGCCGCTGTTGCTGTTGTTCTGCGTGTTGATGTGCGTGCGCATCTTCACCCTGCCGGACGCCAAGGGCAGCGTGACCGATGGCCTGGGATTCCTGTGGAATCCGGACTTTTCGGCCCTGGGCAAGCCCAACGTGTGGCTGGCGGCGGCGGGGCAGGTGTTCTTCACCTTGAGCATCGGCTTCGGCGCGCTGGAGGTGTACGCGAGCTACCTGGGGAAGAACGACGACGTGGCGGTGACGGGCCTCACGACGGCGGCCACCAACGAGTTCGTCGAGATCATCTTCGGCAGCATGATCGCGATCCCGGCGGCGGCGGTGTTCTTCGGCGCGGCGGCGATCCCGGAGGTCGCGTCCAGCGGCACCTTCGACATCGGCATGGTGAGCATGCCGGAGATCTTGCGCGCGACGCACTCGACGACGGTGTTCGGCACCATCTGGTTCTTGCTGCTGTTCTTCGCCGCCTTCACCTCCAGCGTGGCGGTGTGCCAGCCGGTGATGGCGTTCTTGCAGGACGAGGCCAAGCTGAAGCGCGGCTCGGCGGCAGCGCTGATCGGCGTGTTCTGGCTGCTGGGCAGCCTGCCGGTGGTGTTCTTCCTGCGCTACGGCTTCTTGGACGAGCTCGACTTCTGGGCGGGCACCTTGGGGTTGGTGGTGATCAGCGCCATCGAGGTGATCCTGTTCGCCTGGGTGTTCGGCATGGACAAGGGCTGGGCGGAGCTGCACCGCGGCTCACTGATGACGGTGCCCAGGGTGTTCCGCTTCATCCTGCAGTACGTCACCCCCATCGCGCTGATCGCGGTGCTGACGGGCTGGGTGTACAGCGACGTGGTGATGGGCGGGAAGCTCTCTCCCAAGCCTTCGCTGGTGAGCGGCTTCTTGAATCGCGACGACTTTCCCGGGGAATTCCAGCACAAAGCGCCGAAGGAGGGCAGCCCCGAGGCCACGGAGCACGGCGTGCTGAAGAGCGCGTTGATGGGCGCCGTGGACGCCAGCAGCCGGGACCTGAAGGTGTGGGCGCACCTCGAAATGGACGACAGCGGCGTGCGCGTGACGGAGCTCGAAGGAGACCCGACCTTCAAGGCGGCGCTGCCGGCGAAGTCCCTCGAGCGCATGCTGAACCTCGAGCACTACCGCTACGAGGTGAAGGGCAAGCGAGCTCCCGCCAAGGCCACGATGGTGCTCGAGGGCCTGTACACCAAGCCCTACATCTGGCTCGCCCGCGGTTTGATCCTGGGCCTGATCGCCATGTTCGCGGTGATGGTCGCGGTGGTGTGGCATCACCGCGGCAAGGACGACGACGACGACGAGGAGTCACCGCCACGCTCCGAGTCCCCCAGCGTGGACGAGGAAGACGACCTGGCGGAGGAGGGCGCGACATGA
- a CDS encoding Na+/H+ antiporter NhaC family protein translates to MKPYRGRILALALGLSALAALPWVPNGSALAPPIIAILLALVTRRLFLSLGSAVLVGALLHKGLGAGLRDYAWKNALEPSHLYIIGFTLALLGMVQVTARSGGARGIVEAVARWVRSARGTKLGTFAMGVLVFFDDYANCMLVGPTMRPFADRYRVSREKLAYIVDSTAAPISGIVLISTWVGYEAGLLGDVAKTLGLSESGYALLFSALPFRFYCVLTLVFVFVSSYFDRDFGPMLTAERRAREHGKLVRDGAKPLGGDSERHAEPPPGAPLRWINAALPVGVVVLGTLGGLVVDGGGLEKLGPRSALSFAFWRETLSASENNVQVLFAAALAGAAVAIVLPLGQRILSPAQSLGAFLRGVKAGASAVLVLLLAWALAAVCKDLGTGPVLVAAVGKSLPTVMVPVVTFVVAAAVAFATGTSWGTMAILIPTAVPLAHATGSEPLTLLTMASVLDGAIFGDHCSPISDTTLMSSIAAGSDHVDHVATQLPYALTAMLAALFGGYLPVALGWPPAAAYAMGVAMVVLAIFALGRRVA, encoded by the coding sequence GTGAAGCCGTATCGCGGTCGAATCCTCGCTCTGGCGCTGGGTTTGTCGGCGCTGGCGGCGCTGCCCTGGGTGCCCAATGGCTCGGCGCTGGCGCCGCCCATCATCGCCATACTGTTGGCGCTGGTGACCCGACGACTGTTCTTGTCGCTCGGCAGCGCAGTGCTGGTGGGCGCCCTGCTGCACAAGGGGCTGGGGGCCGGCCTGCGCGATTACGCTTGGAAAAACGCGCTGGAGCCCAGCCATCTGTACATCATCGGCTTCACCCTGGCGCTGCTCGGCATGGTGCAGGTGACGGCGCGCTCCGGCGGCGCCCGGGGCATCGTGGAGGCCGTCGCGCGCTGGGTGCGCTCGGCCCGGGGCACCAAGCTGGGCACCTTCGCCATGGGCGTGTTGGTGTTCTTCGACGACTACGCCAACTGCATGCTCGTCGGCCCCACCATGCGACCCTTCGCCGACCGCTACCGCGTGTCGCGGGAGAAGCTGGCGTACATCGTCGACTCCACCGCGGCGCCGATCTCCGGCATCGTATTGATCAGCACCTGGGTCGGCTACGAAGCGGGGCTCCTGGGGGACGTGGCCAAGACCCTGGGCCTCTCCGAGAGCGGCTACGCCCTGTTGTTCTCGGCGCTTCCGTTCCGGTTCTATTGCGTGCTCACGTTGGTGTTCGTGTTCGTGTCGTCCTACTTCGATCGCGACTTCGGCCCCATGCTCACGGCGGAGCGGCGCGCGCGGGAGCACGGCAAGCTGGTGCGCGACGGCGCGAAGCCCCTGGGCGGCGACAGCGAGCGTCACGCGGAGCCGCCCCCCGGCGCGCCGCTGCGTTGGATCAACGCCGCGTTGCCGGTGGGCGTGGTGGTGCTCGGCACCCTGGGCGGCCTGGTGGTGGACGGCGGTGGGCTCGAAAAGCTCGGGCCGCGGAGCGCGCTCTCCTTCGCCTTCTGGCGCGAGACGCTGTCCGCCAGCGAGAACAACGTGCAGGTGCTGTTTGCCGCCGCGCTGGCGGGTGCGGCGGTCGCGATCGTGCTGCCTTTGGGCCAGCGCATCTTATCGCCCGCGCAGTCCCTCGGAGCATTTCTCCGCGGCGTGAAGGCGGGCGCGAGCGCCGTCTTGGTGCTGCTCCTCGCCTGGGCGCTGGCCGCGGTGTGCAAGGATCTCGGCACCGGGCCGGTGCTGGTGGCCGCCGTGGGCAAGAGCCTGCCGACGGTGATGGTGCCGGTGGTGACCTTCGTCGTCGCGGCGGCCGTCGCCTTCGCCACGGGTACCTCCTGGGGCACCATGGCGATCCTGATCCCGACGGCGGTGCCCTTGGCCCACGCCACGGGCAGCGAGCCCCTGACGTTGCTCACGATGGCCAGCGTGCTCGACGGCGCCATCTTCGGCGATCACTGCTCGCCCATCAGCGACACCACGTTGATGTCCAGCATCGCCGCGGGATCGGATCACGTGGACCACGTCGCCACGCAGCTGCCCTATGCGCTCACGGCGATGCTCGCCGCGCTGTTCGGCGGCTACCTGCCCGTCGCCTTGGGCTGGCCCCCGGCGGCGGCCTATGCGATGGGAGTCGCGATGGTCGTGCTCGCGATCTTCGCGCTGGGGCGTCGGGTGGCATGA
- a CDS encoding cytochrome c, which translates to MIKRGIVGAAVVLVVGCGAAGGAGEPAIAGARDEAPKGAAVYDRECAGCHGAHGEGLSNAPAVMGKEALALTGSDRGKFVTAQDVFDYVKSEMPLPKKKVGSLSEQQYWEVTEYLLAASGRKLPDGGLTADNAASVTVNADK; encoded by the coding sequence ATGATCAAGCGCGGGATTGTGGGAGCGGCGGTGGTGCTGGTGGTGGGTTGCGGCGCTGCCGGTGGCGCGGGAGAGCCGGCCATCGCTGGCGCTCGTGACGAGGCGCCCAAGGGTGCCGCGGTCTACGATCGCGAGTGTGCGGGCTGTCATGGTGCTCACGGAGAGGGCCTCAGCAACGCCCCCGCGGTGATGGGCAAGGAGGCCCTGGCGCTCACGGGGAGCGATCGCGGCAAGTTCGTCACCGCGCAGGACGTGTTCGACTACGTGAAGAGCGAGATGCCGCTACCCAAGAAGAAGGTCGGCAGCTTGAGCGAGCAGCAGTACTGGGAAGTGACGGAGTACTTGCTCGCGGCGAGCGGCCGCAAGCTGCCGGACGGCGGCCTCACGGCAGACAACGCCGCCTCCGTCACCGTGAACGCCGACAAGTAG
- a CDS encoding prephenate dehydrogenase/arogenate dehydrogenase family protein, whose amino-acid sequence MTRVAIVGVGLIGSSLALALRERRAATELWGMDLAGVEGAAGAFDRRVDRAELARADVVVLSTPVSVIVRELPHALSAPVVTDTGSTKRVIAAEGAAHFVPGHPMAGDPQGGAERARADLFEGRRWILCPEGRDPAAVAQVEALVRAVGAEVVHLGAEEHDRAVAVTSHLPQLLASLLKGMSLQRGTDAAAGPAFEGATRVAGGPEAMWRDVFVTNADAIAAAGRDLASQLDGALAALEKSPPDVEPALALLARVRRVVR is encoded by the coding sequence ATGACCCGCGTCGCCATCGTTGGCGTCGGGCTGATCGGCAGCTCGCTGGCCCTCGCCTTGCGAGAGCGGCGCGCCGCCACGGAGCTGTGGGGCATGGACCTCGCCGGCGTCGAGGGCGCCGCGGGGGCGTTCGATCGCCGGGTGGACCGCGCCGAGCTCGCGCGGGCGGACGTCGTGGTGCTCTCCACGCCGGTGAGCGTGATCGTCCGTGAGCTGCCGCACGCGCTTTCCGCACCGGTGGTGACGGACACCGGATCCACCAAGCGCGTGATCGCTGCCGAGGGCGCCGCGCATTTCGTTCCAGGTCATCCCATGGCCGGAGATCCGCAGGGCGGAGCCGAGCGCGCTCGCGCGGATCTGTTCGAGGGACGCCGCTGGATCCTGTGCCCCGAAGGTCGCGACCCGGCCGCCGTCGCCCAGGTCGAAGCCCTGGTGCGCGCCGTCGGCGCCGAGGTCGTGCATCTGGGCGCGGAGGAGCACGATCGCGCCGTGGCCGTCACCAGCCACCTGCCCCAGCTCCTGGCCAGTCTCCTCAAGGGTATGTCGCTGCAGCGCGGTACCGACGCGGCCGCGGGGCCCGCCTTTGAAGGCGCTACGCGCGTTGCCGGCGGGCCGGAAGCCATGTGGCGCGACGTCTTCGTCACGAACGCCGATGCCATCGCCGCGGCGGGGCGCGACCTGGCGTCACAGCTCGACGGCGCCCTCGCGGCGCTGGAAAAGTCACCCCCTGACGTCGAGCCGGCCCTCGCCCTGCTCGCGCGCGTTCGGCGCGTGGTACGTTAG
- a CDS encoding cyclic nucleotide-binding domain-containing protein gives MDPAELRNIGLFGALSDEVLAHLAATLSVATPDAGTLVFKEGEEARDMFVLVNGEMEVLKQSHRGIDARVAMLGPGDWFGEMSILDVQKRSATVRALAPSRLVRITAQDLDALYRYDVKSYAIIVLNLARELSRRLRVADGILADFIANVLDSYLVRRGPSAS, from the coding sequence GTGGATCCCGCGGAGCTGCGCAATATCGGCCTTTTTGGCGCGCTTTCCGACGAAGTCTTGGCGCACCTGGCGGCCACCCTGAGCGTCGCCACGCCGGACGCCGGCACCCTGGTGTTCAAGGAAGGCGAGGAAGCCCGGGACATGTTCGTGCTGGTGAACGGCGAGATGGAAGTGCTCAAGCAGAGCCACCGCGGCATCGACGCGCGGGTGGCGATGCTGGGCCCCGGGGACTGGTTCGGCGAGATGAGCATCCTGGACGTGCAGAAGCGCTCGGCCACGGTGCGCGCGCTGGCGCCCTCGCGCTTGGTGCGCATCACCGCGCAAGATCTCGACGCCCTGTATCGCTATGACGTGAAGTCCTACGCGATCATCGTGCTCAACCTGGCGCGAGAGCTCAGCCGACGGCTGCGGGTGGCGGACGGCATCTTGGCGGACTTCATCGCCAACGTGCTCGACAGCTACTTGGTGCGTCGCGGTCCGTCCGCGAGCTGA
- a CDS encoding protein kinase: MESRPDDLIGAVVAGRYRVLERLGRGGMGTVYLAEHEAIQKRVALKVLHPEYSAKPELVERFQREAISASRIKHVNVLDVFDFGQVENGCFFLAMEFLEGHDLADELEHHGVLSADRAIAITLQICRALAAAHSRGVVHRDLKPENVFLHTTADGEELVKLVDFGIAQLRTPEEAALSERHRRRRLTRTGMIFGTPEYMSTEQAAGKHVDARSDVYATGIMLFEMLSGAVPFTGDTFFAVLSSHLNDPLLSMKQLNPAVRVSPELEAAVAKALAKEPDQRFQSMTDLGAALLATPEGRALSASGKLSPSLERLSSAPPPREQSGTPTSLQFSRPDPNADTHPSDPDRQNPAVPAVTSVAPQRSEAETQLAPPARPSKAPWIALGAIVMLGGAGVFFWRFAAETPRPATSASATETTAPSAAPTPMTSASAPVVAPTDSAPPADPKVKLAVETTPPKAILYLNGAQVCDETPCEVEVDDNQTVELEAKLGGRSGKTKVLAQRDQKVPIRLAAPHVAPPPTRPNAQPCYAEVIDENGLKTLKPVPCKH; encoded by the coding sequence ATGGAGAGTAGGCCGGACGATCTGATCGGCGCCGTGGTCGCCGGACGCTACCGGGTGCTGGAGCGCCTGGGCCGGGGCGGTATGGGCACCGTGTACCTGGCGGAGCACGAGGCCATCCAGAAGCGCGTGGCCCTCAAGGTGCTGCACCCGGAGTACTCCGCGAAGCCCGAGCTGGTGGAGCGATTCCAGCGAGAGGCGATCAGCGCCTCGCGCATCAAGCACGTGAACGTGCTCGACGTGTTCGACTTCGGCCAGGTGGAGAACGGCTGCTTCTTCCTGGCCATGGAGTTCCTGGAAGGGCACGACCTGGCGGACGAGCTCGAGCACCACGGCGTGCTGAGCGCCGACCGCGCCATCGCCATCACCTTGCAGATCTGCCGTGCCCTCGCCGCCGCCCACTCCCGCGGCGTGGTGCACCGGGACCTCAAGCCGGAGAACGTCTTCCTGCACACCACCGCCGACGGCGAAGAGCTCGTCAAGCTGGTGGACTTCGGCATCGCCCAGCTCCGCACGCCGGAAGAAGCCGCCCTCTCGGAGCGCCATCGCCGACGCCGTCTCACGCGCACGGGCATGATCTTCGGAACGCCGGAGTACATGTCCACGGAGCAAGCGGCGGGCAAGCACGTGGACGCCCGCAGCGACGTGTACGCCACCGGCATCATGCTGTTCGAGATGCTCAGCGGTGCGGTGCCTTTCACGGGCGACACCTTCTTCGCCGTGCTGTCCTCGCACCTGAACGATCCGCTGCTCAGCATGAAGCAGCTGAACCCCGCCGTGCGGGTCTCTCCCGAGCTCGAAGCGGCCGTCGCCAAAGCCCTGGCAAAAGAGCCGGACCAGCGCTTTCAGAGCATGACGGATCTCGGCGCCGCCCTGCTCGCCACTCCGGAGGGTCGCGCCCTGTCCGCCAGCGGCAAGCTCTCCCCCAGCCTCGAGCGCCTCTCCAGTGCGCCGCCTCCGCGAGAGCAATCGGGCACGCCCACGTCGCTCCAGTTCAGCCGCCCCGACCCCAACGCCGACACCCATCCGAGCGATCCCGATCGCCAAAACCCCGCGGTGCCTGCGGTCACTTCCGTGGCCCCGCAGCGCTCCGAAGCGGAGACGCAGCTGGCCCCGCCGGCACGCCCCAGCAAAGCTCCGTGGATCGCCCTGGGTGCCATCGTGATGTTGGGGGGTGCCGGAGTTTTCTTTTGGCGATTCGCCGCGGAAACACCGCGCCCCGCCACTTCCGCGTCGGCCACCGAGACCACGGCGCCCTCCGCCGCGCCCACTCCCATGACGAGCGCCAGCGCACCCGTCGTGGCACCGACGGACAGCGCACCCCCGGCGGATCCCAAGGTGAAGCTCGCCGTCGAGACCACGCCGCCCAAGGCCATCCTGTACCTGAACGGCGCCCAGGTGTGCGACGAGACCCCGTGCGAAGTCGAGGTCGACGACAACCAGACGGTGGAGCTCGAAGCCAAGCTCGGCGGGCGATCGGGCAAGACCAAGGTGCTCGCTCAGCGCGACCAGAAGGTGCCCATCCGTCTCGCCGCCCCCCACGTCGCGCCGCCCCCCACGCGGCCCAACGCGCAGCCGTGCTACGCGGAAGTGATCGACGAGAACGGCCTGAAGACGCTCAAACCCGTCCCCTGCAAGCACTGA
- a CDS encoding exo-alpha-sialidase: protein MAGVGGSGGSGGTDVHLQPQHHASQLLFDPAKDSFNISYHSFRIPSLVRTKKGTLLAFAEGRQCSHVDFGNINLVYKRSTDDGKTWGSLQEVVGAGAGTWGNPTAVVDQDTGTIWLFMSWNPGDKSQNGGTNPCTNTATSVVGVGDRPVFVSTSKDDGVSWSQPVDMTSTLQPAGTTWDAVGPGVGIQTTSGRLVIPAIHRNIYSDDHGQSWSYEKLPGGTSEGTVVELSDGQLLRNDRAVGSTWNTGKRRWLSRGNIGTAFADFAPHQTLLDPRVEGSSIRYSESPHRIVFLNPASTVARCKMRVRLSYDDGKTWPLSRQLHDKLTADETCQQKLGGYSSLARTADDHIGALSEREDAGNHRSIEFHRFNLSWIVDGTPEPL from the coding sequence ATGGCGGGCGTCGGCGGCAGTGGCGGCAGCGGCGGCACGGACGTCCACCTGCAGCCGCAGCACCACGCGTCTCAGCTGTTGTTCGATCCCGCGAAGGACAGCTTCAACATCAGCTACCACAGCTTCCGGATCCCCTCCCTGGTCCGTACCAAGAAGGGAACCCTGCTCGCCTTCGCCGAAGGTCGACAGTGCTCCCACGTCGACTTCGGCAACATCAACCTCGTGTACAAGCGCTCCACGGACGACGGCAAGACCTGGGGATCGCTGCAAGAAGTGGTCGGCGCCGGGGCGGGAACCTGGGGCAACCCCACCGCCGTCGTCGATCAGGACACCGGCACCATCTGGCTGTTCATGTCCTGGAACCCTGGGGACAAGAGCCAGAACGGCGGCACCAACCCGTGCACCAATACCGCCACGTCGGTCGTCGGCGTGGGCGACCGCCCAGTGTTCGTGAGCACCAGCAAGGACGATGGCGTCAGCTGGAGCCAGCCCGTGGACATGACCAGCACGCTGCAGCCGGCGGGCACCACCTGGGACGCGGTGGGTCCTGGCGTCGGTATCCAGACCACGAGCGGGCGGCTCGTGATCCCCGCGATCCACCGCAACATCTACAGCGACGACCACGGCCAGAGCTGGAGCTACGAGAAGCTTCCCGGGGGCACCAGCGAAGGCACCGTGGTGGAGCTGTCCGACGGCCAGCTGTTGCGCAACGACCGCGCCGTGGGGAGCACTTGGAACACCGGCAAGCGCCGGTGGCTGTCGCGCGGAAACATCGGGACGGCCTTCGCGGATTTCGCGCCGCACCAAACCCTATTGGATCCTCGGGTGGAGGGCTCGTCCATCCGCTACAGCGAGAGCCCACATCGCATCGTGTTCTTGAATCCGGCCTCCACCGTGGCGCGCTGCAAGATGCGGGTGCGGCTGAGCTACGACGACGGCAAGACCTGGCCCCTGTCCCGGCAGCTGCACGACAAGCTCACCGCGGACGAAACCTGTCAGCAAAAGCTCGGCGGCTATTCCAGCTTGGCTCGTACGGCGGACGACCACATCGGTGCGCTCTCGGAGCGGGAAGACGCCGGCAATCACCGAAGCATCGAGTTTCATCGCTTCAATCTGTCGTGGATCGTGGACGGCACGCCCGAGCCGTTGTGA